Proteins from a genomic interval of Gossypium hirsutum isolate 1008001.06 chromosome A09, Gossypium_hirsutum_v2.1, whole genome shotgun sequence:
- the LOC107902149 gene encoding uncharacterized protein isoform X2, whose translation MGSKNKDVIRLEREAVIPILKPKLIMTLANLIEHSSDRAEFLKFCKRVEYTIRSWYLLQFEDLMQLYSLFDPVNGARKLQQQNLSSEEVDVLEQNFLTYLFQVMEKSNFKIATDEEIDVAHAGQYLLNLPITVDESKIDKTLLKRYFSEHPQPNLPDFADKYIIFRRGIGIDRTTDYFFMEKVDMIIARLWAFLLRLTRLEKLLNRRSRGRNKKEPAKDDEINPETDSEDLYVERIRLENMDLSINNLVGKTTIQEPTFDRIIVVYRKASAKPNMDRGIYVKHFKNIPMADLEIVLPEKKSPGLTPMDWVTFLASAVVGLVTLFSSLQMPEADLWVIFAILSAVIGYCAKIYFSFQANMATYQNLITQSMYDKQLDSGRGTLLHLCDDVIQQEVKEVIISFFILMEQGKATMEDLDLRCEELIKEEFEESCNFDVDDAVDKLEKLKIVSRDSIGRYYCVGLKRANEIIGVTTEEQVFKARQGSNSA comes from the exons ATGGGCAGCAAAAACAAGGATGTAATTCGACTAGAGCGTGAAGCCGTCATTCCCATTCTCAAGCCCAAGCTCATCATGACTTTGGCCAACCTTATTG AACATAGTTCTGATCGGGCTGAGTTTCTGAAGTTCTGCAAGAGAGTGGAGTACACAATACGATCTTGGTATCTTCTCCAGTTTGAAGATTTAATG CAATTATACTCCCTCTTTGACCCTGTAAATGGGGCTCGGAAATTGCAGCAGCAAAATTTATCTTCTGAAGAAGTAGATGTACTTGAACAGAATTTCTTGACATATTTATTTCAG GTGATGGAGAAGAGTAATTTTAAGATAGCTACTGATGAGGAGATTGATGTTGCACATGCAGGGCAATATCTTCTTAATCTTCCCATAACAGTTGATGAATCTAAG ATTGACAAGACACTTTTGAAGAGATATTTTTCAGAGCACCCCCAACCAAACCTCCCAGATTTTGCTGATAAG TACATCATCTTCAGACGTGGGATAGGAATTGATCGTACAACTGATTACTTTTTCATGGAGAAGGTAGACATGATTATTGCACGTCTTTGGGCCTTTCTCTTAAGACTAACCCG GTTGGAAAAGCTTTTGAACAGAAGATCAAGAGGACGAAATAAGAAAGAGCCAGCGAAGGATGATGAAATTAACCCTGAAACGGACAGTGAAGATTTGTATGTTGAACGGATCCGTCTTGAAAATATGGACCTAAG CATCAATAACTTGGTGGGCAAGACTACGATCCAAGAGCCTACTTTTGATAGGATAATTGTTGTTTACAG GAAAGCAAGTGCCAAACCAAATATGGATCGAGGGATATAtgtaaaacatttcaaaaatattccAATGGCGGATCTGGAAATAGTCCTT CCTGAAAAGAAAAGTCCTGGATTAACTCCTATGGACTGGGTCACGTTCCTTGCCTCTGCTGTTGTGGGGCTG GTTACTTTGTTTAGTTCTCTTCAAATGCCTGAAGCTGATCTCTGGGTCATTTTTGCCATTTTGTCAGCTGTGATTGGTTACTGTGCCAAGATATATTTCTC GTTTCAAGCAAACATGGCTACATATCAGAATTTAATAACACAGTCCATGTATGACAAACAACTCGATAGTGGAAGGGGTACTTTACTTCACTTGTGTGATGATGTAATTCAACAGGAA GTGAAAGAGGTAATCATCTCGTTCTTTATACTAATGGAGCAAGGTAAAGCCACCATGGAG GATTTGGATCTAAGGTGTGAGGAACTAATAAAAGAGGAGTTTGAGGAGAGCTGTAACTTTGATGTGGATGATGCAGTTGACAAGCTAGAGAAGTTGAAAATTGTTTCTCGG GATTCTATTGGACGATATTATTGTGTTGGACTGAAACGTGCAAATGAGATTATTGGTGTAACCACTGAGGAACAAGTGTTTAAGGCAAGACAGGGTTCTAATTCAGCTTAA
- the LOC107902149 gene encoding uncharacterized protein isoform X1 — MGSKNKDVIRLEREAVIPILKPKLIMTLANLIEHSSDRAEFLKFCKRVEYTIRSWYLLQFEDLMQLYSLFDPVNGARKLQQQNLSSEEVDVLEQNFLTYLFQVMEKSNFKIATDEEIDVAHAGQYLLNLPITVDESKIDKTLLKRYFSEHPQPNLPDFADKYIIFRRGIGIDRTTDYFFMEKVDMIIARLWAFLLRLTRLEKLLNRRSRGRNKKEPAKDDEINPETDSEDLYVERIRLENMDLSSINNLVGKTTIQEPTFDRIIVVYRKASAKPNMDRGIYVKHFKNIPMADLEIVLPEKKSPGLTPMDWVTFLASAVVGLVTLFSSLQMPEADLWVIFAILSAVIGYCAKIYFSFQANMATYQNLITQSMYDKQLDSGRGTLLHLCDDVIQQEVKEVIISFFILMEQGKATMEDLDLRCEELIKEEFEESCNFDVDDAVDKLEKLKIVSRDSIGRYYCVGLKRANEIIGVTTEEQVFKARQGSNSA; from the exons ATGGGCAGCAAAAACAAGGATGTAATTCGACTAGAGCGTGAAGCCGTCATTCCCATTCTCAAGCCCAAGCTCATCATGACTTTGGCCAACCTTATTG AACATAGTTCTGATCGGGCTGAGTTTCTGAAGTTCTGCAAGAGAGTGGAGTACACAATACGATCTTGGTATCTTCTCCAGTTTGAAGATTTAATG CAATTATACTCCCTCTTTGACCCTGTAAATGGGGCTCGGAAATTGCAGCAGCAAAATTTATCTTCTGAAGAAGTAGATGTACTTGAACAGAATTTCTTGACATATTTATTTCAG GTGATGGAGAAGAGTAATTTTAAGATAGCTACTGATGAGGAGATTGATGTTGCACATGCAGGGCAATATCTTCTTAATCTTCCCATAACAGTTGATGAATCTAAG ATTGACAAGACACTTTTGAAGAGATATTTTTCAGAGCACCCCCAACCAAACCTCCCAGATTTTGCTGATAAG TACATCATCTTCAGACGTGGGATAGGAATTGATCGTACAACTGATTACTTTTTCATGGAGAAGGTAGACATGATTATTGCACGTCTTTGGGCCTTTCTCTTAAGACTAACCCG GTTGGAAAAGCTTTTGAACAGAAGATCAAGAGGACGAAATAAGAAAGAGCCAGCGAAGGATGATGAAATTAACCCTGAAACGGACAGTGAAGATTTGTATGTTGAACGGATCCGTCTTGAAAATATGGACCTAAG CAGCATCAATAACTTGGTGGGCAAGACTACGATCCAAGAGCCTACTTTTGATAGGATAATTGTTGTTTACAG GAAAGCAAGTGCCAAACCAAATATGGATCGAGGGATATAtgtaaaacatttcaaaaatattccAATGGCGGATCTGGAAATAGTCCTT CCTGAAAAGAAAAGTCCTGGATTAACTCCTATGGACTGGGTCACGTTCCTTGCCTCTGCTGTTGTGGGGCTG GTTACTTTGTTTAGTTCTCTTCAAATGCCTGAAGCTGATCTCTGGGTCATTTTTGCCATTTTGTCAGCTGTGATTGGTTACTGTGCCAAGATATATTTCTC GTTTCAAGCAAACATGGCTACATATCAGAATTTAATAACACAGTCCATGTATGACAAACAACTCGATAGTGGAAGGGGTACTTTACTTCACTTGTGTGATGATGTAATTCAACAGGAA GTGAAAGAGGTAATCATCTCGTTCTTTATACTAATGGAGCAAGGTAAAGCCACCATGGAG GATTTGGATCTAAGGTGTGAGGAACTAATAAAAGAGGAGTTTGAGGAGAGCTGTAACTTTGATGTGGATGATGCAGTTGACAAGCTAGAGAAGTTGAAAATTGTTTCTCGG GATTCTATTGGACGATATTATTGTGTTGGACTGAAACGTGCAAATGAGATTATTGGTGTAACCACTGAGGAACAAGTGTTTAAGGCAAGACAGGGTTCTAATTCAGCTTAA